In Phoenix dactylifera cultivar Barhee BC4 unplaced genomic scaffold, palm_55x_up_171113_PBpolish2nd_filt_p 000267F, whole genome shotgun sequence, a genomic segment contains:
- the LOC120105366 gene encoding ATP synthase protein MI25 produces MRLSSTDMQDRNMLFAAIPSICASSSKKISIYNEEMIVARCFIGFLIFSRKSLGKTFKVTLDGRIESIQEESQQFSNPNEVIPPESNEQQRLLRISLRICGTVVESLPTARCAPKCEKTVQALLCRNLNVKSATLLNATSSRRIRLQDDIVTGFHFSVSERFVPGCTLKASIVELIREGLVVLRKVRVGGSICKE; encoded by the coding sequence ATGAGATTGAGTTCAACGGATATGCAGGATAGAAATATGCTATTTGCTGCTATTCCATCTATTTGTGCATCAAGTTCGAAGAAGATCTCAATCTATAATGAAGAAATGATAGTAGCTCGTTGTTTTATAGGCTTTCTCATATTCAGTCGGAAGAGTTTAGGTAAGACTTTCAAAGTCACTCTCGACGGGAGAATCGAGTCTATTCAGGAAGAATCGCAGCAATTCTCCAATCCTAACGAAGTCATTCCTCCGGAATCCAATGAACAACAACGATTACTTAGGATCAGCTTGCGAATTTGCGGCACCGTAGTAGAATCATTACCAACGGCACGCTGTGCGCCTAAGTGCGAAAAGACAGTGCAAGCTTTGTTATGCCGAAACCTAAATGTAAAGTCAGCAACACTTCTAAATGCCACTTCTTCCCGTCGCATCCGTCTTCAGGACGATATAGTCACAGGTTTTCACTTCTCAGTGAGTGAAAGATTTGTCCCCGGGTGTACGTTGAAAGCTTCTATCGTAGAACTAATTCGAGAGGGCTTGGTAGTCTTAAGAAAGGTTCGGGTGGGGGGTTCTATTTGTAAAGAATAA